The Hydra vulgaris chromosome 11, alternate assembly HydraT2T_AEP genome contains a region encoding:
- the LOC105847208 gene encoding uncharacterized protein LOC105847208 isoform X2, with protein MREKISEVVSKFGMIQVFGCIDGTQTSIVCPDNHSQDYFCCKQYYSLQVQAVCDYKGRFLDVEFMWPGSVNDAKVFSNSSINTNLRCSRLPGTFQTITKNKVKVPCYLIGDPAYPLLPHSMKEYSTCKKNEEVIFNSMLRTARNPIECTFGRLKARWKVLTKKMDLKLEKIPTVIYACFILHNFCERHNMF; from the coding sequence ATGAGAGAAAAAATATCTGAGGTTGTGTCAAAATTTGGAATGATTCAAGTCTTTGGTTGTATTGATGGAACCCAGACTTCCATTGTTTGTCCAGATAATCATTCTCAGGATTATTTTTGTTGCAAACAATACTATTCATTACAGGTTCAAGCAGTTTGTGATTACAAAGGCAGATTTTTGGATGTTGAATTTATGTGGCCTGGTAGTGTGAATGACGCTAAAGTCTTTTCAAATTCTTCTATTAATACTAATTTGAGATGTTCAAGACTTCCAGGAACCTTTCAAACTATTACTAAGAACAAAGTAAAAGTTCCATGCTACCTAATTGGAGATCCTGCATATCCGCTACTTCCACATTCTATGAAAGAATATAGTACATGTAAGAAAAATGAAGAAGTCATTTTTAACAGTATGTTGAGGACTGCACGCAACCCTATAGAATGTACTTTTGGTCGACTTAAGGCACGTTGGAAAGTTTTGAccaaaaaaatggatttaaaacttgaaaaaattccAACAGTAATTTATGcatgttttattttacataacttttgtgAGCGACACAATATGTTTTGA